One genomic region from uncultured Tateyamaria sp. encodes:
- the rpsA gene encoding 30S ribosomal protein S1 encodes MADKMMEEFEALLQESFEMDTPEEGSVVKGKVLAIEAGQAIIDVGYKMEGRVELKEFANPGEAPEISVGDEVEVYLRAAENARGEAVISREMARREEAWDRLEKAYADDARVEGAIFGRVKGGFTVDLGGAVAFLPGSQVDVRPVRDAGPLMGLKQPFQILKMDRRRGNIVVSRRAILEESRAEQRAEVIGNLTEGQNVDGVVKNITEYGAFVDLGGVDGLLHVTDMAWRRVNHPSEILTIGETIKVQVIKINKETHRISLGMKQLQEDPWDLVAAKYPLESTHTGRVTNITDYGAFVELEPGVEGLVHVSEMSWTKKNVHPGKIVSTSQEVEVMVLEIDGAKRRVSLGLKQTMRNPWEVFAETHPEGTEVEGEVKNITEFGLFVGLEGDIDGMVHLSDLSWDQRGEEAIQDYRKGDMVQAVVSEVDVEKERISLSIKAIGGDKFAEAVGGVKRGSIVTVEVTAIEDGGVEVEYEGMKSFIRRSDLSRDRAEQRPERFSVGDKVDVRITNIDSKTRRLGVSIKAREIAEEKEAVEQYGSSDSGASLGDILGAALKGDE; translated from the coding sequence ATGGCCGATAAAATGATGGAGGAATTCGAAGCCCTCCTGCAAGAAAGCTTCGAAATGGACACGCCCGAAGAGGGGTCAGTTGTCAAAGGCAAGGTCCTCGCCATCGAGGCAGGTCAAGCCATCATCGACGTAGGCTACAAGATGGAAGGCCGCGTCGAGCTCAAAGAATTCGCAAATCCCGGTGAAGCGCCCGAAATCTCTGTCGGGGACGAGGTCGAAGTGTACCTGCGCGCCGCCGAGAACGCCCGTGGCGAAGCCGTCATCTCGCGCGAGATGGCCCGCCGCGAAGAAGCCTGGGATCGCCTGGAAAAAGCTTATGCCGACGACGCCCGCGTCGAAGGGGCCATCTTTGGCCGCGTCAAGGGTGGCTTCACGGTCGACCTCGGCGGTGCCGTGGCCTTCTTGCCCGGCTCGCAGGTTGACGTGCGCCCCGTGCGTGACGCGGGCCCCCTGATGGGTCTCAAGCAGCCGTTCCAGATCCTGAAAATGGACCGTCGCCGTGGCAACATCGTTGTGTCGCGCCGTGCGATCCTCGAAGAATCGCGTGCTGAACAGCGCGCCGAAGTCATCGGCAACCTGACCGAAGGTCAGAACGTCGACGGCGTGGTCAAGAACATCACCGAATACGGTGCGTTTGTTGACCTTGGCGGTGTTGACGGTCTGCTGCACGTCACGGACATGGCATGGCGCCGCGTGAACCACCCGTCCGAGATCCTCACCATCGGTGAGACGATCAAGGTGCAGGTCATCAAGATCAACAAGGAAACCCACCGCATTTCGCTGGGCATGAAGCAACTGCAAGAAGATCCATGGGATCTGGTGGCTGCCAAGTACCCGCTGGAAAGCACCCACACGGGCCGCGTGACCAACATCACCGACTACGGTGCGTTTGTTGAGCTGGAACCCGGTGTCGAGGGTCTGGTCCACGTGTCCGAAATGTCCTGGACCAAGAAGAACGTGCACCCCGGCAAGATCGTGTCGACCAGCCAGGAAGTCGAAGTCATGGTTCTGGAAATCGACGGTGCCAAGCGCCGCGTGTCCCTGGGCCTGAAACAGACCATGCGCAACCCGTGGGAAGTGTTTGCAGAAACACACCCCGAGGGCACGGAAGTCGAAGGCGAAGTCAAGAACATCACCGAATTCGGCCTGTTTGTTGGCCTCGAAGGCGACATCGACGGCATGGTGCACCTGTCCGACCTGTCGTGGGACCAGCGTGGCGAAGAAGCCATCCAGGATTACCGCAAGGGCGACATGGTGCAGGCTGTTGTGTCCGAAGTGGACGTCGAGAAAGAGCGCATCTCGCTCTCGATCAAGGCCATCGGCGGCGACAAGTTCGCAGAAGCGGTGGGCGGCGTGAAGCGCGGGTCGATCGTGACGGTCGAAGTGACAGCCATCGAAGATGGTGGCGTCGAAGTGGAATACGAAGGCATGAAATCCTTCATCCGCCGCTCCGACCTGTCGCGGGATCGTGCCGAACAGCGCCCCGAGCGGTTCTCGGTCGGTGACAAGGTTGATGTCCGCATCACCAACATCGACAGCAAGACCCGCCGTCTGGGTGTCTCGATCAAGGCACGCGAAATCGCCGAAGAGAAAGAGGCCGTGGAACAGTACGGTTCGTCCGACAGTGGTGCATCGCTGGGTGATATCCTGGGCGCCGCGCTCAAGGGTGACGAATAA
- a CDS encoding LapA family protein, with translation MRYIRYACIAIFAVALIAVALANRGLVTLKLLPDEIAGLFAVAPTVELPLFVVIFGGIVAGLLVGFVWEWLREHNIRAESARNAREMRRLEREVKRLKSEKHEGKDEVLALLDEAS, from the coding sequence ATGCGCTACATACGCTATGCCTGCATTGCCATCTTTGCCGTGGCGTTGATCGCGGTTGCGCTGGCCAACCGCGGTTTGGTGACGCTCAAACTGTTGCCGGACGAGATTGCGGGCCTGTTTGCGGTGGCCCCCACAGTCGAATTGCCGCTGTTTGTCGTCATCTTTGGCGGCATCGTTGCCGGGCTGCTGGTTGGTTTCGTCTGGGAATGGCTGCGCGAGCATAACATCCGTGCGGAGAGCGCGCGCAACGCCCGCGAGATGCGTCGCTTGGAACGCGAGGTCAAACGCCTCAAGTCCGAAAAGCACGAGGGCAAGGACGAGGTGCTGGCCCTTTTGGACGAGGCCAGCTAA
- a CDS encoding phosphoribosylanthranilate isomerase: MSEVSVKICGLRRPEHVAAAVEAGATYVGFVFFPKSPRNISIADARTLALDVPPGVAKVALVVNADDAFLDALTDAVPLDMLQLHGAESPARVAEIKARYGLPVMKAVGIAGVEDLPKLDAYTHVADQILVDAKPSKDADLPGGNGLTFDWSLISGRRWPVPWMLAGGLTADNVGAAIAQTGARQIDLSSAVETAPGEKDSGLIRKFMAAVNTR, translated from the coding sequence ATGTCAGAAGTGTCTGTAAAGATCTGCGGCCTGCGCCGCCCCGAACACGTGGCTGCGGCGGTCGAGGCCGGTGCCACATATGTCGGGTTTGTGTTTTTTCCGAAATCCCCGCGCAACATCAGTATCGCGGACGCGCGCACCCTTGCCTTGGACGTCCCCCCGGGCGTGGCCAAGGTGGCATTGGTGGTCAACGCCGACGATGCGTTCCTTGATGCGCTGACGGATGCTGTGCCGCTGGATATGCTGCAGCTTCACGGGGCCGAAAGCCCTGCGCGGGTGGCAGAGATCAAGGCGCGCTATGGCTTGCCGGTGATGAAGGCCGTGGGCATCGCGGGGGTGGAAGACTTGCCCAAGCTGGATGCCTACACCCACGTGGCTGATCAAATACTGGTGGATGCGAAGCCGTCCAAGGACGCCGACCTGCCGGGCGGAAATGGGCTGACCTTTGACTGGTCCTTGATTTCCGGCCGCCGCTGGCCTGTGCCTTGGATGCTGGCGGGCGGCTTGACGGCTGACAATGTGGGCGCGGCGATTGCACAGACCGGGGCGCGACAGATTGACCTGAGTTCTGCGGTGGAGACTGCGCCGGGCGAAAAGGACAGTGGGCTGATCCGGAAATTCATGGCTGCGGTAAACACCCGTTAA
- the ihfB gene encoding integration host factor subunit beta, protein MIRSELIQKIADENPHLYQRDVERIVNTIFDEVTNAMSRGDRVELRGFGAFSVKKRDARTGRNPRTGETVEVEEKHVPFFKTGKLLRDRLNGKA, encoded by the coding sequence ATGATCCGGTCAGAGCTGATCCAGAAGATCGCAGACGAAAATCCACACCTGTACCAAAGAGACGTGGAGCGGATCGTGAACACCATCTTCGACGAAGTGACCAACGCCATGTCGCGCGGCGACCGGGTCGAGTTGCGCGGTTTCGGTGCGTTTTCGGTCAAGAAGCGGGACGCGCGTACCGGGCGGAACCCAAGGACCGGTGAGACCGTTGAAGTGGAAGAAAAGCATGTGCCGTTCTTCAAGACCGGCAAGCTGCTGCGTGATCGTCTGAACGGGAAAGCCTGA